The Mobula birostris isolate sMobBir1 chromosome 7, sMobBir1.hap1, whole genome shotgun sequence region TAGAGGATATCACATGTAAAATGGGGAAAATATTGGTCCTTTGGATGTCTATGTAATTGTAATGCTATATGCATTAAGTCATGAGATTCCCTATCTCATGGGATGTTGTGTATTCAGAAGTAAATACAGCATAAGCCCAAGACAATTGGAGAGAAAAAATAGAGACTAAATATTCTTGTACACCCTCTTCAAGCTAAAGTAACTATTAAACTCATGCAGCAGAACAGTCACCGTTAGTTTTATTATTTAGTTTATCTTGTGTCTTCTGTTCCCTTTAAGGTATGCAGGGTATCATTAGGAGTCAATTTATATAACTGATAAATGACTGAGAATAAAcataattctgacaaatataaCTTTTTAGAATGAAAAACGTCTTTTGTTTTTCAGTGATGTGAATCTTCTATAATATGTTCAATGTATATGTCTAAATTTTTGCAGCCAGTTGGTCTCACATTGACTTCTTTTAAAATGGAACAGTCAGTTTTACAGTTCTGGGTTATAATTTTTAAACAAGGAAGAATAATGAGtgaactagcaaataatataagAACAATAGCTTCTACATGTGCAGTAAAACTCAGATAATCTGAAAGTTTGATAACTATTTCACTCATTAGTACAATAAGTTCTCATTACTATCCTTGTGTTAATCAGTCTTGTGTTACTGGGAATGTAGAAAGGCACTCACAAGTCAAGGATGCAGGAGTTTGGGAGTAATATAGGCATAAATAGGGGATTGGCTAACCGGTAATGGCTCATTATCAATATGACGGTCAGTAACTAGTAGAATATCATAAAGATCAAGGCTGAGGTCCCTGAAGACAATCTGTTAGTGATTTGTATGAAAGAGTTGTCCATCTTTTCCATTGACAGAATGATATGTTATCAAATTCTAAGGAGTTCAAATCAGCAACGTGATAGATAGTGGATAAGAAGTTGGCAGACAGAATATGTGAGAAAATGTGAAgtaatccactttggaaggaagagTGAAAAACCAAATTATTATTAAATGAACTTGAATTGTGGTTCAAAGGGACCAGAGGGCCGTAGCGTATGAAGTATAGAAGATTAGTACGCACATATAATGAGGAATGTtaatggaatattggcctttaGTATATGGAGTACTGTAGAAAGGTAAGGTAGTTTTAATGCAGCTTTGCAGAGCATTAATGAAACTAGCTGCAGAATAATAAACATAACTTTTGTCTCCATACTTCAGATGACAGTCCTGAAATGGTTCATTAGGTTTCTGGGATGTTTGATACTTGAAGAAAGATTTGTCATTggaatttatatatttaaaaaaagaggaGTGATCTTATTCTGTGTGGAGCCATGGAGGAATTTATTTTCTCATGCATTATGGGAGCTTGGCGATGGAGTCATTGATGATATTCAGTAGAGAGATTGATGGATATTTGAACTGTTGAAGTGTCAAGGAGAATGGTGCGTGAGTGATATTGAGACGAAGATTGATTAACCGTGAttttattaaatggcagagcatatAAAAGTGGTTGGCTGGCCTGATACTGTTGTAATCACACAAAGAATACAAGAATGCTTTAAGGATGGAGCTTGCTCAATGTAATCTCCAGTGTCAGtttaaaatcttcagatgctgtaCATTTGATATTTAATGATTTATCTAacaacctgatttttttttctttacagaCATCTAAATCCCAAACTGGTGTACTGTCATTTTCTCCAAGTCTCTTGCAAGCTACCACcaggaaaaataaatgtaaaaAACACCTGATAGCTTGCCAAATTGCAGTGCCTAACACTACAGTCTATGGCTGCACTGTAATTAATTATTACAAGAAACTCTTGGATTCAATCTGTCCCAAAGATTTGTCTTCCACTTCAGTAGTATCTGCTAGTCCATTTATTAGCATTGACCGATCTACTCCCAAGTTCAACAGTTTATCTGGTTCCACACAGCTAACTGGTGCTAGTCAGCTGACAAATCCGTGGCAGCAAGATTTTGCACTAACTATCTTCTCTGGTGATTGTGCTACTGTTGAAGAGCTTTCGATTCCAGGAACTAGCAGGGTTAGTTTGAAGAGGAGCATCTCCTCCCTTGAACATGAAGAGGGAACAACCTGTAGAAGGAAATACAAAAAGCAAATCTTCGGAGCTTTTGCTGCTTCGCTTACTCCAAATAGTAGTGACAGTATTGGATGCAATACAAATACAATTGGCAGCCTCCCATCTTGTAGCGAATTACATAGGCTAACTGCTAATGAATGTACACATCAATATGATGATACCAGTTCTGAGTTAGTAGTGGACTATCTGGAGACCAGTTTTGATAACCAAATACTTTGCTTACAGAAATTAGAGGACCCGGTGTCCAATTGGAAAGGCAGTGTAATTTTGCCCTCTGACAAGAGTTGTCCACTGGATTGTGGTGATTCTTTATTATGGGATGAACTGCCTTTTTCAGAAAGTTTAGGTGAATTTATAGCAAAAGTTGAGGCAGATTTGGAGAGATGTGATGAAGAAAATGCACCTACCAAGGTGAATGATGTTGTCATCCATTCCTGTTCTTTAAATAAAGTAGAAACTGATAAACATTCTGGAATGCCAGGACAGAAGAGGAGATCTGGAAAAAATTTTACCAAGTGCAAATTGCTGAAAGTTAGAAGAACTAAAAATAAGAGCTCCAAGGGTGATTCTCACAATCTGAATGATACTATAGTCCTTGCAGAGGGTTTCAAAAATGATGTCACTGAGATGCTGTTTTCTCCAGGAACACCACTCCTCTGGACAAGGGATGATACTTGTGCTGCACGTATTCCCAATCCAGTGGTAGCTGGAAAGATTTGCACTGTTTTGTTAAGCCCTATAAATGTAGATAACTGCAAAAAATATTCTGATTGGACAATCCAGACAAAGGTGCAGAGCCATCAAGACGACCAGGCAGGTGAATGTGTAACTTTTCCAACTGGTCATGCAGTTAAGGGACAAGATACAAATAATTCTTATGCACTAAGTAATGCTGATGTTCAAACACCATTGACTTCTTCCAAGAGGTTGCTAACAAAGGAGGAAAACTTTTATGGTCAAGTTCAAGATCTAGAACACAACTCCAATAAATGTAACCAGGAACCTTTCTCTAGATCTCGGATGTTATCCATctttaaaaatgaaaatagctTGTTCCAAACTTTGTGCACCAGCACTGAAGAATATGATGTTTCTAGAGAACTC contains the following coding sequences:
- the ddias gene encoding DNA damage-induced apoptosis suppressor protein, with protein sequence MNGKRSFVAASILCLHDTCFLYPACQKCGSRLLINHGKFQCPKQDCLSIVQNVNYRYRLSVKVAGKCDIFNITVFGSCLEPYFGAAAGFLHRYCEAFKKELQEPEEGRVQDLLVQAVEHCFVGRSFIFGVKTSKSQTGVLSFSPSLLQATTRKNKCKKHLIACQIAVPNTTVYGCTVINYYKKLLDSICPKDLSSTSVVSASPFISIDRSTPKFNSLSGSTQLTGASQLTNPWQQDFALTIFSGDCATVEELSIPGTSRVSLKRSISSLEHEEGTTCRRKYKKQIFGAFAASLTPNSSDSIGCNTNTIGSLPSCSELHRLTANECTHQYDDTSSELVVDYLETSFDNQILCLQKLEDPVSNWKGSVILPSDKSCPLDCGDSLLWDELPFSESLGEFIAKVEADLERCDEENAPTKVNDVVIHSCSLNKVETDKHSGMPGQKRRSGKNFTKCKLLKVRRTKNKSSKGDSHNLNDTIVLAEGFKNDVTEMLFSPGTPLLWTRDDTCAARIPNPVVAGKICTVLLSPINVDNCKKYSDWTIQTKVQSHQDDQAGECVTFPTGHAVKGQDTNNSYALSNADVQTPLTSSKRLLTKEENFYGQVQDLEHNSNKCNQEPFSRSRMLSIFKNENSLFQTLCTSTEEYDVSRELFSDVGGCEEETPLCFNRNPSILSQMAVSKPCSKTACKPNEQQCNISLHFSDTASDTIINQINNSSPVIDSQKLIKCDFPDSQDYIPFSQSTPISRVKHFKCFGVDEKKAFKMSPYVQTCPKEAVFEQKQVVVLKNDFQQQSLQIPKVSLNNQISISSKSSLLDNRPVSKSYVNDADEWIPPSTIKTQLISRFSSYVSDVCNPQGFELFKNVPHAGAAAMETTDSKITTESNKGKDSSKQFRGLLFMKRTPAGNCTTPSLQRKFINSKVSQKRTEKLGPLVSKKIQIGQDLEMNKSMSTTFHTLFAKSEALGCYSPELFAASTESFEDEKS